The following proteins are encoded in a genomic region of Thalassophryne amazonica chromosome 5, fThaAma1.1, whole genome shotgun sequence:
- the LOC117509983 gene encoding LOW QUALITY PROTEIN: gamma-crystallin M2-like (The sequence of the model RefSeq protein was modified relative to this genomic sequence to represent the inferred CDS: substituted 1 base at 1 genomic stop codon) — MDFATRQQDPAEWNSGETGALQDDLSGVKGEQSTGEDNAGNNHQTFYTAYTQASNQALPVFXIIFYEDRNFQGRSYECMGDCADMSSYLSRCHSCRVERGCFMVYDRTNYMGNQYFLRRGEYSDYMSMMGMNDCIRSCRMIPMYRGSYRMRIYERENFGGQMYELMDDCDNIMDRYRMSNCMSCHVMDGHWLMYEQPHYRGRMMYFRPGEYRSFMNMGWSGMRFMSMRRISDSWY; from the exons ATGGACTTTGCCACCagacagcaggatcctgctgagtggaacagcggaGAAACGGGAGCACTGCAGGATGATCTGTCCGGAGTCAAAGGGGAGCAGAGCACAGGGGAGGACAATGCAGGAAACAACCACCAAACCTTTtacactg CTTATACACAGGCGTCCAACCAAGCTTTGCCTGTCTTTTAGATCATCTTCTACGAGGACAGGAACTTCCAGGGTCGTTCCTATGAGTGTATGGGTGACTGTGCTGACATGTCCTCCTACCTGAGCAGGTGCCACTCCTGCAGGGTGGAGAGAGGTTGCTTCATGGTCTATGACCGCACCAACTACATGGGAAACCAGTATTTTCTGAGGCGGGGCGAGTATTCCGACTACATGAGCATGATGGGCATGAATGACTGCATCAGATCCTGCCGTATGATCCCCATG TACAGGGGATCCTACAGGATGAGGATCTATGAGAGGGAGAACTTTGGAGGTCAGATGTATGAACTGATGGATGACTGTGACAACATCATGGACCGTTACCGTATGTCAAATTGCATGTCCTGCCATGTGATGGACGGCCACTGGCTGATGTACGAGCAGCCCCACTACAGAGGAAGGATGATGTACTTCAGGCCGGGCGAGTACAGGAGCTTCATGAACATGGGCTGGAGCGGCATGAGGTTCATGAGCATGAGGCGCATCTCGGATTCCTGGTATTAG